The genomic DNA GCAAACTCATCAGCATATCCCCAATCTCGATCTCTATTTTTCTAGTTTCATCCATGGCCTTGAAATCTTCCTCAGTAATACCGAGATTGATAAACTCGGTCAACTTACGATCAACAAGATTTTCCAGATCAGCTGACTCAGGCAGTGAGAGATCATGTGCACTCAATTGGTCTTCCTCAGACCCGGGTTCGGCTTCTACGGTCACAGAAATGCCAGTAGTCATCACTTCCTCTGATCTGCCAGTATCGGGCACCACGGGATCAGGCCTTGTTAAACTGTCATTAGAGCTTTCCACATTAAATGTGCCTCCGTCTGGCTCTTTATTCTCTTTCGGCTTCTCTTCATCTGCCGTTCCAAGAAGTCCACTGCTGTCTCTGGGGGCCGTGACCTGCAGGGAGGCCATCCTCTCGTCCACCTGAGCCTCGATTTCTTGCTCTTCCTCTGTGAGTGATCTGAGCACTGACTTTAGAACCAGAACACCCCTGGCTGTGCTCCCAACAACTTCAAGATTTTCCTCTTTCCCGACAGTTTTGAAGCACCTTTCTTTCAGTTTGTTTAATCTCGCCTTCAAGCCTTCTTGACTATCCTTCATCTTTTCAACTGCAGATTTCATCTCACCACTATTTCCCTGAACATTCGTCAGCAGAGACTCGATCTTCTCATCAACTCTTTGAATGCCACGAAtcagttgagagaatttgacaTGGATCCCGGGATGAGCAGCTGCATGTTCAAGATTTTCCTCAGCCACTAATGACCCTGAAACTATTGAAGGCATGAGAGGCTGCAGAATTAACGATGATATAAAACGGAATGAATGAGAGATCGATTAGAAATCAAGCCAAGTACTTTTGATTgtgtctctctcttcttcgctATCTTCACCTGAGCCCTTCAAATCGATTATATCCGGTTCTTGAGTTTCTTCGCTCTCAGGACCCTTTGGCCTTTTATTCCGTTTTGGACCTTCGTCACTCTTAGCAGGACCCTTTGGCTTCATATCTGGTTCTTGAGCTTCTTCGCTCTTGGCAGGACCCTTTAACTTTATATCAGGTTCTTGAGCTTCTTCGCTCTTAGCAGGACCCGTTGGCTCTATATCTAGTACTTGATCTTCTTCGCTCTTAGCAGGATCCTTTGCCTTTTCATCCGGTTCTTGACCTTCTTCACTCTTAGCAGGATCCTTTGGGTTTAAATCCAGTTCTTGAGCTTCTTCACTCTTAGCAGCTTCATGTTCAAGATTGTCCTCAGCCACTGATGACCCTGAAACTATTGAAGGCATCTGTGGCTGCAGAACTAAAGAAGACATCAAACAGAAGGAAGGAGAGATCAATtagaaatcaaatcaaataccTTTGATTGTGTCCTTTCCTACTTCGCTTTCTTCACTGGAGCCCTTCAAATCAATCATATCCAGTTCTTGGCCTTCTTCGTTCTTAGCAGGACCCTTTGGCTTTTTATCCagttttttatcttcttcgcGCTTAGCATGACCCTTTGCCTGATCAGGGCCTTCTGCAGGTCTGCTCTCTTCCTTTGGCTCCTGGCACCCCACTGCCCCGAAGACTTCACAGCACTTGTTCAATCGAGCATCGATTTGTTCCTCCTTTTTCCAGAAGAAACGGGTCAGTGCCTCCACAAGCGCGATGCTCTCTTCGGATTCCGTAAAGCGTATGAGGGCTTCGTCTTTGTTTTTAGTATCAAAGGCGATGTTGATGACGTCTTTGAGCCTTGTCTTCATGCTCTCTTGATAGTTTCGGAGTGCTTCAAATACCAAAGTCATCTCGTGGCCTTGTGCTCTAAGCCCCTTCAACAGAAGCCTGATCTTGCTGTCAACTCTTGTGATGAAACCACTCAGTTCTTCTAAGCCCATAGGGGTGACCCGTTCGGGATGACATTCATCGGCCATAGGTGAACCTGAGATTGAAGGGCACCAGAGATGCTGGAAATGGAAGAGGAAATATTGAAGAGATGGAACGCAACAAGAGATCGATCATTGAGAATCGTATGCATACTATACCTTTGATTTGCTTCCAATTATATgattcttgagagagagacagagagggaAGAGCTAAAAACTGAAAGTCTGGTTTTCgaataaaagaaagagagggaaCTGAGGGTTTATATGTTAAGGTTGGTTATTTCTGTTAGACATTAACGAATTCTTCTATTTATTAAGAACAAAATGGAACTATGAAGGTTTTTTAGAATTTGG from Punica granatum isolate Tunisia-2019 chromosome 2, ASM765513v2, whole genome shotgun sequence includes the following:
- the LOC116193673 gene encoding protein IWS1 homolog encodes the protein MGLEELSGFITRVDSKIRLLLKGLRAQGHEMTLVFEALRNYQESMKTRLKDVINIAFDTKNKDEALIRFTESEESIALVEALTRFFWKKEEQIDARLNKCCEVFGAVGCQEPKEESRPAEGPDQAKGHAKREEDKKLDKKPKGPAKNEEGQELDMIDLKGSSEESEVGKDTIKVLQPQMPSIVSGSSVAEDNLEHEAAKSEEAQELDLNPKDPAKSEEGQEPDEKAKDPAKSEEDQVLDIEPTGPAKSEEAQEPDIKLKGPAKSEEAQEPDMKPKGPAKSDEGPKRNKRPKGPESEETQEPDIIDLKGSVSGSLVAEENLEHAAAHPGIHVKFSQLIRGIQRVDEKIESLLTNVQGNSGEMKSAVEKMKDSQEGLKARLNKLKERCFKTVGKEENLEVVGSTARGVLVLKSVLRSLTEEEQEIEAQVDERMASLQVTAPRDSSGLLGTADEEKPKENKEPDGGTFNVESSNDSLTRPDPVVPDTGRSEEVMTTGISVTVEAEPGSEEDQLSAHDLSLPESADLENLVDRKLTEFINLGITEEDFKAMDETRKIEIEIGDMLMSLQKSFAQGLMHHATKIHVEVSVMLAELFLLLSTNVKEKLFKFQAFRSCLKDIEEDKSDAKVVKWILEVLKVADEELKKMKTSTRQGQKC